TATTGAAAAATTATAGTGTAGAGCTGGATCTTGATAAAAACTGCATTAACGTTTATGATGGCCAGTTGGAAAACTGGTATGCCGACAATGTACAAAAGTTACCCTTCACCTTAAAAAATGGTACACCAAGGATCACACTAAGCCTGGTGATGAATAATAAATCAGTGCCCGGAACTTACCTTTTTGATACAGGTGCCGCGGCGGCGCTTTCCTGTAATGCTTATTTTAATCAGCTAAACAGTTTACAAGCTCAGGTTAAAAGCCCTAGCACAACGGCTTCATTAGATATTTCTGGTCAAAAAACAGAAAGTACAATTGGGCAGGTTGATGGAGTAACAATTGGTAAATACGCGTTAAAAAATACAGCGGTTTCCATAAGTAAGGCTGAGTATCCGCTGCCAACTGCTGACGCTGGTTTATTGGGTATGGGGCTTATTGGTCGGTTTAACATTTTATTTGACAATAAAGGAGGCACAATTTCCATTAGTCCTAATAAAACCTTTAACGATCCCTTTGTACCAATATATCAGCTGGGCATTGGTTTAAGTTGGAATGGTGGTGCCATATTTTCCATAAGTAATCTACGTAACGATGCAATTGCCTATCAATCCGGATTGCGAAATGGTGATGTTATTGAAAAGGTAAACGGCCAAATCCCTGCAGTAATCAATGATCTGTACCAGGATTTAAAAAAGTTGGGTACCATGGATTTAAAGATTGAAGTAAAAAGGGATGGTAAGCCATATACAATTATCTT
The nucleotide sequence above comes from Pedobacter sp. MC2016-14. Encoded proteins:
- a CDS encoding aspartyl protease family protein, with translation MKFILVFCVLFMSFCAFAQQKIAQQVITRSASMVFIKISVNGSQELNFLFDSGAATTVVDAKTAASIGLVTGNGSICVNSSAGTAANYPTFSNPAYALGNARFSAATGLTTDLSGFTKIFGLQVDGIVGQDLLKNYSVELDLDKNCINVYDGQLENWYADNVQKLPFTLKNGTPRITLSLVMNNKSVPGTYLFDTGAAAALSCNAYFNQLNSLQAQVKSPSTTASLDISGQKTESTIGQVDGVTIGKYALKNTAVSISKAEYPLPTADAGLLGMGLIGRFNILFDNKGGTISISPNKTFNDPFVPIYQLGIGLSWNGGAIFSISNLRNDAIAYQSGLRNGDVIEKVNGQIPAVINDLYQDLKKLGTMDLKIEVKRDGKPYTIILKKLIS